Proteins encoded within one genomic window of Coprococcus phoceensis:
- a CDS encoding AAA family ATPase, producing the protein MTYTKEQIDRANQTDLVSFLQAQGEQLERAGQEYRWKRHDSLTVRENRWYRHSQSKGGGPIDFVMEFYGKSFLEAVEMLIGERGEAPPPVYLQFRLPPKSPDNQTARNYLTAARRIDEDVSGFFFSCGDLYEEAAHHNAVFVGRDESGIPRYAHQRGTVGSFRLDVKGSDKTFNFCYRGEGERLFVFEAPIDLLSFLCLFKKEWQKQSYLSLGGVSEKALLRFLSDRPNIKTVYLCLDSDKAGTDACSRLNSIIPQGYTVNRLVPLFKDWNEVLQRKEEITDGKYLREAVYGLREPQQEETVEIIRMSEVDTQTVEWLWEPYIPFGKVTIVQGNPGEGKTTLALRLCAACTNRKPFPAMAEHEPFNVIYQTAEDGLGDTVKPRLMEADADLDRVLVIDEGKQELSLSDERIERAIRQTGARLIILDPIQAYVGEKTDMNKANEIRPIFRRLAEVAERTGCAVVLIGHLNKAAGGQSAYRGLGSIDFRAAARSVLLIGRVKREPNVRVIIHDKSSLAPEGKPMAFSLGAESGFSWIGEYDITADELLSGTGGNTETKTEQAERLILDLLADGKEMASEDIVKAAAEAGISERTVQNAKRSMGGILGARRVGSQWYNFIKKKQPPETAK; encoded by the coding sequence ATGACCTACACCAAAGAACAGATTGACCGGGCAAATCAGACCGACCTTGTATCATTCCTGCAAGCCCAGGGCGAACAGCTTGAACGCGCCGGACAGGAGTACCGTTGGAAACGGCACGACAGCTTGACGGTCAGAGAAAACAGATGGTATCGGCACAGCCAGAGCAAAGGCGGCGGTCCGATTGATTTTGTCATGGAGTTTTACGGCAAAAGTTTTCTTGAAGCCGTTGAAATGCTGATAGGCGAACGGGGCGAAGCACCCCCACCCGTCTATCTGCAATTCAGACTACCACCCAAAAGCCCCGACAACCAAACAGCGAGGAACTACCTTACAGCCGCCCGGCGCATTGATGAAGATGTGTCGGGCTTTTTCTTTTCCTGCGGCGATCTCTACGAGGAAGCCGCCCACCATAACGCCGTATTTGTCGGCAGAGATGAAAGCGGCATACCGAGATATGCCCACCAACGGGGAACGGTGGGCAGCTTCCGGCTTGATGTGAAAGGCAGCGACAAGACTTTTAACTTCTGCTACCGGGGCGAGGGCGAAAGGCTTTTTGTCTTTGAAGCCCCCATTGACCTGTTATCTTTCCTCTGCCTGTTCAAAAAGGAATGGCAGAAACAAAGCTATCTGTCATTGGGCGGCGTGAGTGAAAAAGCCCTGCTGCGTTTTCTCTCTGACCGTCCGAATATCAAGACCGTCTATCTCTGCCTTGACAGCGACAAAGCCGGGACAGACGCTTGCAGCCGCCTTAACAGCATTATCCCCCAAGGCTACACCGTCAATCGCCTTGTACCGTTGTTCAAAGACTGGAACGAGGTTTTACAGCGTAAAGAGGAAATTACAGACGGAAAATATCTGCGCGAAGCTGTCTATGGCTTGCGTGAGCCGCAACAGGAAGAAACCGTTGAAATTATCCGCATGAGCGAGGTTGACACACAGACCGTTGAATGGCTATGGGAGCCGTATATCCCTTTTGGAAAGGTAACAATCGTACAGGGCAACCCCGGCGAGGGAAAAACCACCCTTGCCCTGCGCCTTTGCGCCGCCTGTACCAACCGCAAGCCCTTTCCGGCTATGGCAGAGCATGAGCCTTTTAATGTTATCTATCAGACCGCAGAGGACGGTTTGGGCGATACCGTCAAGCCGCGCCTTATGGAAGCGGACGCAGACCTTGACCGGGTACTTGTCATTGACGAGGGCAAACAGGAATTGTCCTTATCCGATGAACGCATAGAAAGGGCAATCCGGCAGACCGGGGCGCGTCTTATAATCCTTGACCCCATACAGGCGTATGTAGGCGAAAAAACGGATATGAACAAGGCAAACGAAATACGCCCTATCTTTCGCCGCCTTGCCGAAGTTGCAGAGCGTACCGGGTGTGCCGTTGTGCTTATCGGGCACTTGAACAAAGCTGCCGGAGGTCAGAGCGCATACCGGGGATTAGGCTCTATCGACTTCCGAGCCGCCGCTCGTAGTGTGCTGCTCATAGGGCGCGTGAAACGAGAGCCGAATGTGCGCGTTATCATTCACGACAAATCTTCCCTTGCACCGGAGGGTAAGCCTATGGCGTTTTCGTTGGGCGCGGAAAGCGGCTTTTCATGGATAGGCGAATATGACATTACCGCTGATGAACTGCTGTCCGGCACAGGCGGCAACACCGAAACCAAGACCGAGCAAGCGGAAAGGTTGATACTCGATTTACTTGCAGACGGTAAGGAAATGGCAAGCGAGGATATTGTCAAGGCGGCAGCCGAAGCCGGAATATCCGAAAGAACGGTACAAAATGCCAAGCGCAGCATGGGCGGCATATTGGGCGCAAGGCGCGTTGGAAGTCAATGGTACAACTTCATCAAGAAGAAGCAGCCGCCCGAAACTGCAAAATGA
- the mobQ gene encoding MobQ family relaxase: MAIYHCSIKIVSRGKGKSAVAAAAYRAGEKLTNEWDGLTHDYTRKGGVVHSEIMLPPHAPPSFSDRSILWNSVEQIEKSNNSQLAREIEIALPVELSREEQTRLVREYCSSQFVSKGMCADFNIHDTGNGNPHAHILLTMRPLDEKGTWAAKSKKEYVLDENGERVKLPSGRYKTRKVDLMDWNRQENADLWRKAWADLANDYLERSGSAERIDHRSHAERGIEELPTVHMGVAASQMEKKGIATDKGEINRMIQKTNRLMREIRGYIDSLKEWLAEVFAAKKQLQAAPHSPDIATLLTRYLSIEREKSRKYSQGWQQQHTAGELQKISKAIVYLQSKGIATLEDLDAALSSVDEEAKRLNTSVVAKQKRMRTLEKFIEHGSNYNRLKPIHDELKTLKNGWGKKREKFEQAHESDLIIWNAANRFLHANLPEGTKSFKVSEWQKEFDELKAQSTGEYEELKTKRSEVKELQQIRKCIDIVEQAEQRTQEQTHQTPRRKKEDISL, encoded by the coding sequence ATCGCAATCTACCATTGCAGCATTAAGATTGTCAGCCGGGGAAAGGGCAAATCTGCCGTAGCCGCAGCAGCCTACCGCGCCGGAGAGAAGCTGACAAACGAGTGGGACGGACTGACCCACGACTATACAAGAAAAGGCGGCGTTGTTCATTCTGAAATCATGCTGCCGCCCCATGCCCCACCCTCTTTCTCTGACCGTTCTATTCTATGGAACAGCGTGGAGCAAATCGAAAAATCGAATAACTCACAGCTTGCGAGGGAAATCGAAATCGCCCTACCTGTTGAACTTTCAAGAGAGGAACAGACCCGCCTTGTCCGGGAATACTGTTCCTCTCAATTTGTTTCCAAAGGAATGTGCGCCGACTTCAATATCCACGACACAGGCAACGGCAACCCACACGCTCATATCCTTTTGACTATGCGCCCCCTTGATGAAAAAGGCACATGGGCGGCGAAGTCAAAAAAGGAATATGTCCTTGACGAAAATGGGGAGCGCGTAAAGCTGCCAAGCGGCAGATACAAGACGCGCAAGGTTGACCTTATGGACTGGAACAGGCAGGAGAACGCCGACCTATGGCGCAAGGCGTGGGCTGACCTTGCCAACGACTATTTAGAGCGAAGCGGCAGCGCGGAGCGTATCGACCACCGCAGCCATGCAGAGCGTGGTATTGAGGAACTCCCCACCGTCCACATGGGTGTTGCAGCTTCCCAAATGGAGAAGAAAGGCATAGCCACCGACAAGGGAGAAATCAACCGCATGATACAAAAGACCAACCGACTTATGCGGGAAATCCGGGGCTATATCGACAGCTTGAAAGAATGGCTTGCGGAGGTTTTCGCCGCTAAGAAGCAACTGCAAGCTGCCCCGCACTCTCCCGATATTGCCACGCTGCTTACAAGGTATTTGAGCATTGAACGAGAGAAAAGCCGGAAGTATTCACAGGGCTGGCAGCAACAGCATACTGCCGGGGAATTGCAAAAAATCAGCAAGGCGATTGTCTATCTGCAAAGCAAGGGCATTGCTACCCTTGAAGATTTGGACGCTGCCCTTTCCTCTGTTGATGAAGAAGCAAAGCGGCTGAATACAAGCGTTGTTGCCAAGCAGAAGCGCATGAGGACATTGGAAAAGTTTATCGAGCATGGCAGCAACTACAACCGCTTGAAGCCCATTCACGATGAACTGAAAACGCTGAAAAACGGATGGGGCAAAAAGAGAGAAAAATTTGAGCAAGCCCACGAAAGCGACCTCATTATCTGGAACGCCGCCAACCGTTTCCTGCACGCAAATCTGCCGGAGGGTACAAAGTCTTTCAAGGTGTCCGAGTGGCAGAAAGAATTTGACGAACTGAAAGCCCAATCCACAGGCGAATATGAAGAACTGAAAACAAAGCGCAGCGAGGTTAAGGAGTTACAGCAAATCCGAAAGTGCATTGATATTGTAGAGCAAGCCGAGCAGCGCACACAGGAACAGACACACCAAACACCAAGACGCAAAAAGGAGGATATTTCCCTATGA
- a CDS encoding DUF3847 domain-containing protein, with the protein MSKKKPPTTIEECNAEMELTQKKIRQYENRNKMLDRKLAIEKRKERNHRLCSRGGYLESLVPALIDMSEQEARDFLYTAVFSDKAQEFLRKRAGEATPKNYPCTQGRTYTP; encoded by the coding sequence ATGTCGAAGAAAAAACCACCGACCACCATCGAGGAATGTAACGCCGAAATGGAACTGACACAGAAGAAAATCCGGCAGTATGAGAACAGGAACAAAATGCTTGACCGCAAACTTGCCATTGAGAAGCGCAAGGAGCGCAACCACCGTCTTTGTTCGCGGGGCGGCTACCTTGAAAGCCTTGTCCCGGCACTCATTGATATGTCAGAACAGGAAGCCCGCGACTTCCTCTACACCGCGGTTTTCAGCGACAAAGCGCAGGAGTTTTTGAGAAAACGAGCCGGAGAAGCGACACCGAAGAATTACCCTTGCACACAAGGGCGCACTTATACACCCTAA
- the erm(B) gene encoding 23S rRNA (adenine(2058)-N(6))-methyltransferase Erm(B), with the protein MNKNIKYSQNFLTSEKVLNQIIKQLNLKETDTVYEIGTGKGHLTTKLAKISKQVTSIELDSHLFNLSSEKLKLNTRVTLIHQDILQFQFPNKQRYKIVGNIPYHLSTQIIKKVVFESRASDIYLIVEEGFYKRTLDIHRTLGLLLHTQVSIQQLLKLPAECFHPKPKVNSVLIKLTRHTTDVPDKYWKLYTYFVSKWVNREYRQLFTKNQFHQAMKHAKVNNLSTITYEQVLSIFNSYLLFNGRK; encoded by the coding sequence ATGAACAAAAATATAAAATATTCTCAAAACTTTTTAACGAGTGAAAAAGTACTCAACCAAATAATAAAACAATTGAATTTAAAAGAAACCGATACCGTTTACGAAATTGGAACAGGTAAAGGGCATTTAACGACGAAACTGGCTAAAATAAGTAAACAGGTAACGTCTATTGAATTAGACAGTCATCTATTCAACTTATCGTCAGAAAAATTAAAACTGAATACTCGTGTCACTTTAATTCACCAAGATATTCTACAGTTTCAATTCCCTAACAAACAGAGGTATAAAATTGTTGGGAATATTCCTTACCATTTAAGCACACAAATTATTAAAAAAGTGGTTTTTGAAAGCCGTGCGTCTGACATCTATCTGATTGTTGAAGAAGGATTCTACAAGCGTACCTTGGATATTCACCGAACACTAGGGTTGCTCTTGCACACTCAAGTCTCGATTCAGCAATTGCTTAAGCTGCCAGCGGAATGCTTTCATCCTAAACCAAAAGTAAACAGTGTCTTAATAAAACTTACCCGCCATACCACAGATGTTCCAGATAAATATTGGAAGCTATATACGTACTTTGTTTCAAAATGGGTCAATCGAGAATATCGTCAACTGTTTACTAAAAATCAGTTTCATCAAGCAATGAAACACGCCAAAGTAAACAATTTAAGTACCATTACTTATGAGCAAGTATTGTCTATTTTTAATAGTTATCTATTATTTAACGGGAGGAAATAA
- a CDS encoding recombinase family protein gives MTGSIYGYVRVSTREQNEDRQLIALREVGVSDKNIFMDKQSGKDFERPQYKKLLRKMKKDDLLYIKSIDRLGRNYEEILQQWRIITKDKGVDIVVLDMPLLDTRRGKDLMGTFLSDIVLQVLSFVAENERTNIRQRQTEGIAAAKARGVRFGRPPRPLPDNFHAVYQRWRAGKITGTAAAKECGMPLATFRYRAEIYEKAKLL, from the coding sequence TTGACTGGAAGCATTTACGGCTATGTGCGTGTCAGCACAAGAGAACAAAACGAGGACAGGCAGCTTATCGCCTTACGCGAGGTAGGCGTTTCAGATAAGAATATCTTTATGGATAAGCAATCCGGCAAAGATTTTGAGCGTCCACAGTACAAAAAGCTGCTTAGAAAAATGAAAAAAGACGACCTGCTCTATATCAAGAGCATAGATCGTCTGGGACGCAACTATGAAGAAATCTTACAGCAATGGCGTATCATCACAAAGGACAAGGGCGTTGACATTGTGGTTTTGGATATGCCCCTGCTTGATACGCGCCGGGGAAAAGACCTTATGGGAACATTTCTCTCGGATATTGTGCTTCAAGTGCTGTCCTTTGTGGCAGAAAACGAGCGCACCAATATCAGACAGCGGCAAACAGAGGGTATCGCGGCAGCAAAGGCGCGGGGTGTGCGCTTTGGGCGACCACCACGCCCCTTGCCGGATAACTTTCATGCTGTTTATCAGAGGTGGCGTGCCGGGAAAATTACCGGCACAGCAGCCGCAAAAGAGTGTGGTATGCCCCTTGCGACCTTTCGCTACCGGGCAGAAATCTACGAAAAAGCCAAATTATTGTAA
- a CDS encoding transposon-encoded TnpW family protein — MGNPFFAPKGRSDPMTEKKTTTTAQKQPDGIITTQRNGQTIVAELFFNHRSAETFRDKLLKAILADYSHFSASDGQEP; from the coding sequence ATGGGAAATCCTTTTTTTGCACCCAAAGGAAGGAGTGACCCAATGACAGAAAAGAAAACCACAACCACCGCGCAGAAGCAGCCGGATGGTATCATCACAACACAGCGGAACGGACAGACCATCGTTGCGGAGTTGTTTTTCAATCACAGAAGCGCAGAAACATTCCGCGACAAGCTGCTGAAAGCGATACTTGCCGACTATTCGCATTTTTCTGCGTCTGACGGTCAAGAGCCGTAA
- a CDS encoding recombinase family protein — protein MNEYNKITALYSRLSVGDEDRDGGESNSIVNQKAFLERYAQQQRLTNIRHYIDDDESGRFFDRSAYSRMMEDVENGKIGVCIMKDLTRWGRDYLQVGNAMEVFRRNNVRFIAVNNGIDSDNPDTLEFAPFINIMSEWYAKDISKKVKTGIRTKGASGKPIATEAPYGYMKDPNNKDFWIIDEEAAEVVRLIFRLFIGGKNRNQIAVYLKNEQILTPTFYLKQHDRGTAKSRPLNEENRYKWNKATLTKILTRQEYCGDVVNFKTTKHFRDKRNHYVDKSEWQITENVHEPIIDRADFETVQRILENAPVRRPNGDGEIHPLSGLMFCKDCGAKMHIRIDYRNGGKRHVAFCSEYHKGKAKNPKCNSPHIIDADLVMQTIADVLKKVAEYSISNREEFEALVRKNLDMQQTDKSKKQQKRIPQITTRLEQIDKVLNKLYEDNALGAIPQDRYEQMSQKYSEEYYTLKAELAELKEQLSAFEDAGGWAHKFLKLIERYAAFTDLTPAILNEFISRIEVHERDKKRAKQAVQHIGIYFSYIGKFENELTQLAEPTEEEIRQMREKIEEAQKEKSRAYHRNYSKEYRAKNLEKRREYERIKAREYRAKRKAQAAALPVS, from the coding sequence ATGAACGAATATAATAAAATTACAGCCCTTTACTCCCGCCTTTCCGTCGGGGACGAGGACAGAGATGGCGGCGAGAGCAACAGCATTGTAAACCAAAAGGCATTTCTGGAACGGTACGCCCAACAGCAGAGATTAACCAATATCCGGCACTACATTGACGATGACGAAAGCGGCAGGTTCTTTGACCGCTCTGCCTATTCCCGCATGATGGAGGATGTGGAAAACGGAAAAATAGGCGTCTGCATTATGAAAGACCTGACGCGCTGGGGGCGTGATTATCTCCAAGTCGGCAATGCAATGGAGGTATTCAGACGGAACAATGTCCGCTTTATCGCGGTCAATAACGGCATAGACAGCGACAATCCCGATACATTGGAGTTTGCGCCCTTTATCAATATCATGTCGGAGTGGTACGCAAAGGACATCAGCAAGAAAGTAAAAACGGGTATCAGGACCAAGGGTGCAAGCGGCAAACCCATCGCCACCGAAGCCCCATACGGATATATGAAAGACCCGAACAACAAGGATTTTTGGATAATCGACGAGGAAGCCGCCGAAGTGGTACGCTTGATTTTCCGTCTGTTTATCGGCGGGAAGAACAGAAACCAAATTGCCGTATATCTCAAAAACGAGCAAATCCTCACGCCTACGTTCTACCTCAAACAGCACGACAGAGGGACAGCGAAAAGCAGACCGCTGAACGAGGAAAATCGCTATAAATGGAACAAAGCAACCTTAACCAAGATACTCACAAGGCAGGAGTATTGTGGTGATGTTGTCAATTTCAAGACCACAAAGCATTTTCGGGACAAGCGCAACCACTATGTAGATAAAAGCGAATGGCAGATAACCGAGAATGTGCATGAGCCGATTATCGACCGCGCCGACTTTGAAACCGTACAGCGGATTTTGGAAAACGCGCCTGTCAGACGCCCTAACGGGGACGGAGAAATCCACCCTTTGTCGGGCTTGATGTTCTGTAAAGACTGCGGCGCAAAAATGCACATTCGCATAGATTACAGGAACGGCGGCAAGCGTCATGTTGCCTTTTGCAGCGAGTACCACAAGGGCAAAGCCAAAAATCCCAAATGCAATTCCCCGCACATCATAGACGCTGATTTAGTCATGCAGACTATCGCGGATGTTCTGAAAAAAGTTGCAGAATACTCCATAAGCAACCGGGAGGAATTTGAAGCATTAGTCCGAAAAAACCTTGATATGCAGCAGACGGACAAGAGCAAAAAACAGCAGAAGCGTATTCCGCAAATTACAACACGCCTTGAACAGATTGACAAGGTGCTGAATAAACTCTACGAGGATAACGCCCTCGGTGCTATCCCACAAGACCGATACGAGCAAATGTCACAGAAATATTCGGAGGAATACTATACGCTGAAAGCGGAACTTGCAGAACTCAAAGAACAGTTATCCGCGTTTGAGGACGCAGGAGGATGGGCGCATAAGTTTTTGAAGCTGATAGAACGCTACGCCGCCTTTACCGACCTTACCCCCGCCATTCTCAATGAATTTATCAGCAGAATTGAAGTGCATGAGCGCGATAAGAAAAGGGCAAAACAAGCTGTTCAGCATATCGGGATATATTTCAGCTATATCGGCAAGTTTGAAAACGAACTGACACAGCTTGCAGAGCCGACAGAGGAAGAAATCCGGCAAATGCGGGAGAAAATCGAAGAAGCCCAAAAGGAAAAGAGCCGCGCTTATCATCGGAACTACTCAAAGGAATACCGGGCGAAAAACCTTGAAAAACGCCGGGAGTATGAACGCATCAAGGCGCGGGAATATCGGGCAAAGCGAAAGGCGCAAGCCGCTGCGCTGCCCGTATCGTAA
- a CDS encoding PcfB family protein has protein sequence MQEEVTRGAVTLIVDGAKLSEQVFEKAVKKFLEEIQKSQKPKIYRGRQSLKQLASQNAGLANIEISDKNIKAFSHVAKKYHVDFALKKDTVAEQPRYLVFFKSRDADAITAAFQEFASRKMSREKKPSIRDRLTQAKEQAAEKTEHRTIDREKVKVKDRSVQR, from the coding sequence ATGCAGGAGGAAGTAACGCGGGGCGCCGTGACGCTCATTGTTGACGGAGCCAAGCTAAGTGAGCAGGTCTTTGAAAAGGCCGTCAAAAAGTTCCTGGAGGAAATCCAGAAAAGCCAGAAGCCCAAAATCTACCGCGGCAGGCAGAGCCTTAAACAGCTTGCCAGCCAGAACGCCGGTCTTGCCAATATCGAGATCAGCGACAAGAATATCAAGGCTTTCTCCCATGTGGCGAAGAAATACCATGTGGATTTTGCATTGAAGAAGGACACCGTTGCAGAGCAACCCCGTTACCTGGTCTTTTTCAAAAGCCGGGACGCGGATGCCATCACAGCGGCATTTCAGGAGTTTGCCAGCCGCAAAATGAGCCGTGAGAAAAAGCCCTCCATCCGGGATCGACTGACCCAGGCGAAGGAACAGGCGGCAGAGAAAACGGAACACCGTACCATTGACCGGGAGAAAGTAAAGGTCAAAGATCGGAGCGTGCAGAGATGA
- a CDS encoding DUF6017 domain-containing protein: MAVFRIEKTRDYTVMSNHHLKDRTLTLKSKGLLSMMLSLPDEWNYTTRGLAAICREGVDSIGAALKELENHGYIRRTQLRDEKGKITDTEYVIYEMPQCEPPSSPGTPLPGTAKPYTENPDMGIPDTAEPCTENPAQLNTNQTKTDLSSTEISNPIPSNPPTPAGARMGMDRMGARECYREVILDNIEYSYLVQDSHIDREQLDEIVDLIVDTVCSARKVIRIAGDDYPAEVVKSRFMKLDSSHVQYVMDCMKDNTTYVRNIKKYLLAALYNAPTTINSYYSSLVQHDMYGDGQRGRG, from the coding sequence ATGGCTGTTTTTCGTATTGAAAAGACCCGTGATTATACGGTCATGTCGAACCATCACTTGAAAGATCGAACGCTGACCCTGAAATCCAAAGGGCTGCTGTCCATGATGTTGTCACTCCCTGATGAGTGGAATTACACCACCAGAGGTCTTGCGGCGATCTGCCGGGAAGGTGTGGACAGCATCGGTGCGGCATTGAAGGAGCTGGAAAACCACGGGTATATCCGGCGCACCCAGCTTCGGGATGAAAAAGGCAAGATCACGGATACCGAGTATGTCATTTACGAAATGCCTCAGTGCGAACCGCCGTCAAGCCCAGGTACGCCTTTACCGGGTACGGCAAAGCCATATACGGAAAACCCGGATATGGGTATCCCGGATACGGCGGAACCGTGTACGGAAAACCCCGCACAATTAAATACTAATCAAACAAAGACTGATTTATCAAGTACGGAGATATCAAATCCTATCCCATCAAATCCCCCTACCCCCGCAGGGGCAAGGATGGGAATGGATCGGATGGGAGCCAGAGAATGTTATCGTGAAGTGATTTTGGACAACATCGAGTACAGCTATCTGGTGCAGGACAGCCATATCGACCGTGAGCAGCTTGACGAAATCGTTGACCTGATCGTGGATACCGTATGTTCTGCCCGCAAAGTCATCCGCATTGCCGGAGATGATTATCCGGCAGAGGTGGTAAAGTCCCGGTTTATGAAGCTGGACAGTTCCCATGTTCAGTATGTTATGGACTGCATGAAGGACAACACCACCTATGTCCGCAATATCAAGAAATATCTTCTGGCGGCGCTGTATAACGCCCCGACCACCATCAACAGCTACTATTCTTCCCTGGTGCAGCACGATATGTACGGGGACGGGCAAAGGGGGCGAGGCTAA
- a CDS encoding DUF5720 family protein, whose product MKLTEAEMRMVFQIESTNQNAALNEIYMTWRYAPNPATKETAEGLLDKLRPLSDQECMDLIRKVQAEYRLPEKARTIGEMLAEARQRSGAQKLSGHDIMALERFDPATRHMIVFDVLTHDSPVGWKGEKMRLFLTDAGYSKALENQEKGHIKIRNHAKVLSGDLHYDHKDRER is encoded by the coding sequence ATGAAACTGACAGAAGCAGAAATGAGGATGGTGTTTCAGATTGAAAGTACCAATCAGAACGCCGCCCTGAATGAGATTTATATGACATGGCGCTATGCGCCGAACCCGGCAACGAAAGAAACGGCGGAAGGCCTTCTGGACAAGCTCCGCCCACTGTCGGATCAGGAGTGCATGGATTTGATCCGCAAGGTGCAGGCCGAATACCGTCTGCCGGAGAAAGCCCGCACCATCGGAGAAATGCTGGCAGAAGCCAGGCAGCGATCCGGGGCGCAGAAGTTATCTGGCCATGACATTATGGCTTTAGAGCGTTTCGACCCGGCGACCAGACACATGATTGTCTTTGATGTTCTTACCCATGACTCGCCTGTTGGCTGGAAGGGTGAGAAAATGCGCCTGTTCCTGACTGACGCCGGATACAGCAAGGCTTTGGAAAATCAGGAAAAGGGACATATCAAAATCCGTAACCATGCGAAGGTGCTTTCCGGCGATCTCCACTATGACCATAAAGACCGTGAGAGGTAG
- a CDS encoding helix-turn-helix domain-containing protein: protein MDKKEKKSLPEPRTYTVEQIAAMLNIGRTTAYQLVKQEEFRIVRIGNAIRVSKKSFDEWLESLEL, encoded by the coding sequence ATGGACAAGAAAGAGAAAAAGTCACTGCCGGAACCGCGCACATACACCGTGGAACAGATCGCGGCCATGCTCAACATCGGCCGCACAACCGCATATCAGCTCGTCAAGCAGGAGGAGTTCAGGATCGTCCGCATAGGAAATGCGATCCGCGTTTCCAAGAAATCTTTTGACGAGTGGCTGGAAAGTTTGGAATTGTGA